The Roseomonas haemaphysalidis genome segment TCGACACGCGCGAGGCGGCCGAGGCGGTCGTCGCCCACCTGACCATGCATGACGACGTGCCGCGTGACCGCATCACCCTGCACGCCACCAGGGGCGAGGCCGGCAGCGGCGCCGCCGAGGATGACGGCTTCTGGGCTTCGGTGAAGAACCTGTTCATGCCGGACGAGGACCGCCACGCCTATTCCGAGGGCATGCGCCGCGGCGGCGTGTTGCTGTCCGCCGAGCTGGAAGAGGAGAAGGTGGCCCACGCCATGGACGTCTTCGAGGAGCATGGCGCCGTCGACCTGGATTCGCGCGAGCAGGAGTGGCGCAAGGAAGGCTGGAGCGGCGGCGCCGCCATCGCGCCGACCGCCACCCCGGTGCTGGACGTGGCGCCGACCGCCGGCATGGCGCCCGGCGGCTTCACCGACGCCGCGCCGCGCGCCGCCGTGTCCGACGCCGGCGAGCAGGTGATCCCGGTGGCCGAGGAGCAGCTGCGCGTCGGCAAGCGGGACATGGAAAGCGGCCGCGTGCGCGTGCGCTCCTATGTCACGGAAACGCCGGTGTCCGAGCAGGTTTCGCTGCGCGAGGAGCATGTCAACGTCGAGCGCCGCCCGGTGGACCGCGCCATGACGGATGCCGACGATGCCTTCCGCGACCGCAGCATCGAGGCGGTCGAGCACCGCGAGGAGGCGGTGGTGTCCAAGGAAGCCCGCATCGTCGAGGAAGTGGTGCTGAACAAGGCCAGCACGGAGCGCACCGAAACGGTGAACGACACCGTGCGCAAGCAGAACGTCGAGGTCGAGGACAGCCGCAACGGCGTGGCCGGCAAGCTGCCGGGCGTTTGACCGGCCGGCACCGCCCCTGTTCCGGGGGCGGCGCCTTCCGCCAAAGGGCTTGTCGGGGCCGGAAGGACCAGGGTCCTTCCGGCCCCGACGCGTTTCCGGCGCTAGCTCCGCGGCAGCGCGCGGTCCACCAGCACCACCGGCACGCCCTGCGAGCAGGCTTCCACCCGGCTTTCGACGCCAAAGGATTCCGCCAGCACCGCGGGTGTCACCACCTCCGCCGGGCGGCCGGCGGCCAGCAGGCGGCCATGCGCCAGCACCGCCACCTGGTCGCAAGCGCGGATCGCCAGGTTGATGTCATGGATGGCGACGATGCCGATGGCGCCGGTGGCGCGCACCGCGTCGCGTACCGCTTCCACCACCGAAAGCTGCCAGCGCAGGTCCAGCGCGCTGGTCGGCTCGTCCAGCAGCAACAGCCGGGGGGAGCGCACCATCACCTGCGCCAGCCCCACCATCTGCCGCTGGCCGCCGGACAGCTCGCTCATCCGCCGCAGGGCGAGGTGGCTGATGCCCAGGGCGCCGAAGGCGCGCTCGATGGCGGCCTCGGCCGCCTGCGGGCCCAGGTCGGCGCGCACGGCGCGGCAGGCGGACAGCACCGCCTCATAGGCCACCAGCGGCGAGGGCGGCGGCAGGCTTTGCGGCAGGTAGCCCACCAGGGCGGCCCGCTTGGCGGCCGGCAGCGCGGGCAAGGCGGTGCCGTCCAGCGCGATGGTGCCCCGCGTCTGGCCGAGGCCCGCGATGCCGCGCAGCAGCGTGGACTTGCCGGCGGCGTTCTGCCCCAGCAGCCCCAGCAGCGTGCCGGGTGGCACGGGCGGCAGGTCCAGCGCCTCGATCACGCGGCGGTTGCGATAGCCGGCGCTGACGCCCTGCAGCACGAGTCCCGCCGTCACCGGGCTTGTCGTCACCGGGCTTGCCGTCACTGGCCGCGCCCCCGGCCGAACAGCAGCGCCAGGAACAGCGGCACGCCGACCAGCGAGGTGACGATGCCCACCGGGATGATCAACCCCGGCACCAGCATCTTGGACGCGATGGATGCCAGCGACAGCACCAGCGCGCCGGCCAGCGCGGCGCCCGGCAGAAAGAAGCGGTGGTCCTCGCCCAGGAGCAGCCGCGCCATGTGCGGCCCCACCAGCCCCACAAAGCCGATGGTGCCCACAAAGGCGACGGCCACGGAGGCCAGCAGGCTGGCGCGCAGCATCACCACCAGCCGCAGGCGCGCGGTGTCGATGCCCAGCGATTCCGCCTGCGCCTCGCCGGCGCGCAGCGCGGTCATCTTCCACACCTGCGCCAGCGACAGCGGCAGGCAGCACAGTAGCACCAGCCCGACCACGGCGATCTTTTCCCAGGTGGCGCGCGCCAAGCTGCCCATGCCCCAGAACACGATCTGCTGCAGCGTTTCGGCATCCGCCACGAATTGCAGCAGCGCCACGGCGGCGTTCAGCGCGAACACCAGCGCGATGCCGAACAGCACCACGGTGTCCGTGCCCGTGCCGCGCAGCCGGGCCAGCGCCTGCACCAGCACCGAGGCGCCGGCGGCGAAGGCAAAGGCGCCGAGCGGGATGGCGATGTGCTGCGGCATGCCGAAGGGTGCCAGCCCCAGGACGATGACCAGCGAGGCCCCCAGCGTGGCGGCGGCGGAAACGCCCAGCGTGAAGGGCGAGGCGAGCGGGTTGTTCAGCACCGTCTGCATCTCGGCGCCCGCCAAGCCGAGCGAGGCGCCCACCAGCACCGCCATGATGGCGTAGGGCAGGCGGACGTTCCACAGGATCACCTGGATGGGCCGCGGCAGGCTGGCCGGGTCCAGGATGCCGGACACCACCGTGCCCAGCGACAACTGCGCGGGGCCGGTGGCGATGTCGGCTAGCAGCGCCAGCACCAGCGCCGCCGCCAGCGCACCGAGCAGCAGGAAGCGCCGCCGCACGAAGCCCGCGTAGCCGGCGGCGAGGCCCGGCGGTGCCGCGGACGCCGCGAGCGCCCGCTGGCTCATCGGGCGGCCGGCATGGCAGTGGGGGAAAGGGCGCGACGGGGCATGCGGGGGAACTCCGGGGCGGCTGGCGGCGGCGGGGCGCGTGCCGGGCTAGACCCGCTGAAAACGATTTGCAATATCATCTGCCCCCCGCCGGAGTGCCGCCATGCTTCCCAGCCCCGCCGCGTCCCCCGCCGTATCCCCCGCCGTATCCCCGGGCCATCGCCTGCGCCACGAGCTGCGCTTCCGCCTGCTGCGCGTGCTGCGGGTGGAATCCCCCACCCCCGCGCTGCGCCGCGTAACGCTGGGTGGCCCCGACCTCGCCGGCTTCCGCAGCGACGGGCCGGACGACCACGTGAAGCTGTTCTTTCCCGCCCCCGGGCAGGATGCCCCGGTGCTGCCCACCCCCGGCCCCAACGGCCCGGTCTACCCCGAGGGCGCCCGCCCCACCGCCCGCGACTACACGCCCCGCCGCTTCAGCGACACGGAGCTGGACATCGACTTCGTGCTGCACGGCCACGGCCCCGCCGCCAGCTGGGCCGCCACGGCCGCGCCCGGGCAGCTGCTCGGCGTCGGTGGCCCGCGCGGTTCGTTTGTGCCGCCGCAGGGGTTGGATTGGGTGCTGCTGCTGGGCGACGAAACGGCGCTGCCCGCCATCGCCCGCCGCCTGCGCGAGCTGCCCGCCACCACCCGCGCCATCGTGCTGGCCGAGGTGGCGGATCTGGCGGAGCGCCAGCCCCTGCCGGGCGGCGCCGAGGTGCGCTGGCTGCCCCGCGACGGCCGCCCCGCCGGCGAGGCGGCGGCGCTGCTCGCCGCGCTGGACGGGCTGACCCTGCCGGCGGG includes the following:
- a CDS encoding DUF2382 domain-containing protein; translated protein: MPAESPETVLPLAAETLRIHKRLRETGRVRVSLQTETVEEVVRHALHHRGVELRHVPVGRTVDAVPEMREEDGVLIIPVVEEVLVVETRLVLREEIHLRLNDTIENTEQILQRRVQRAVVDRLAPQPSEPGLREPAAGSRLLSGIPTMNRTITGLFDTREAAEAVVAHLTMHDDVPRDRITLHATRGEAGSGAAEDDGFWASVKNLFMPDEDRHAYSEGMRRGGVLLSAELEEEKVAHAMDVFEEHGAVDLDSREQEWRKEGWSGGAAIAPTATPVLDVAPTAGMAPGGFTDAAPRAAVSDAGEQVIPVAEEQLRVGKRDMESGRVRVRSYVTETPVSEQVSLREEHVNVERRPVDRAMTDADDAFRDRSIEAVEHREEAVVSKEARIVEEVVLNKASTERTETVNDTVRKQNVEVEDSRNGVAGKLPGV
- a CDS encoding ABC transporter ATP-binding protein; this encodes MTTSPVTAGLVLQGVSAGYRNRRVIEALDLPPVPPGTLLGLLGQNAAGKSTLLRGIAGLGQTRGTIALDGTALPALPAAKRAALVGYLPQSLPPPSPLVAYEAVLSACRAVRADLGPQAAEAAIERAFGALGISHLALRRMSELSGGQRQMVGLAQVMVRSPRLLLLDEPTSALDLRWQLSVVEAVRDAVRATGAIGIVAIHDINLAIRACDQVAVLAHGRLLAAGRPAEVVTPAVLAESFGVESRVEACSQGVPVVLVDRALPRS
- a CDS encoding FecCD family ABC transporter permease, with the translated sequence MSQRALAASAAPPGLAAGYAGFVRRRFLLLGALAAALVLALLADIATGPAQLSLGTVVSGILDPASLPRPIQVILWNVRLPYAIMAVLVGASLGLAGAEMQTVLNNPLASPFTLGVSAAATLGASLVIVLGLAPFGMPQHIAIPLGAFAFAAGASVLVQALARLRGTGTDTVVLFGIALVFALNAAVALLQFVADAETLQQIVFWGMGSLARATWEKIAVVGLVLLCCLPLSLAQVWKMTALRAGEAQAESLGIDTARLRLVVMLRASLLASVAVAFVGTIGFVGLVGPHMARLLLGEDHRFFLPGAALAGALVLSLASIASKMLVPGLIIPVGIVTSLVGVPLFLALLFGRGRGQ
- a CDS encoding siderophore-interacting protein — protein: MLPSPAASPAVSPAVSPGHRLRHELRFRLLRVLRVESPTPALRRVTLGGPDLAGFRSDGPDDHVKLFFPAPGQDAPVLPTPGPNGPVYPEGARPTARDYTPRRFSDTELDIDFVLHGHGPAASWAATAAPGQLLGVGGPRGSFVPPQGLDWVLLLGDETALPAIARRLRELPATTRAIVLAEVADLAERQPLPGGAEVRWLPRDGRPAGEAAALLAALDGLTLPAGEGYAWVAAESAVAKALRAALLERHGMARDRVKAAGYWKRGAAASHETIED